In one Arachis duranensis cultivar V14167 chromosome 9, aradu.V14167.gnm2.J7QH, whole genome shotgun sequence genomic region, the following are encoded:
- the LOC107465910 gene encoding uncharacterized protein LOC107465910 codes for MQSCEIKRNFERIEAAIAQLSSQTSGAVSSLMDRQAQTDRRIDANQEEYRSNMKNQGATISKLEAQVGILSKQIPLFTHTFPSDTMANPRGECKAITLRSGKVVEEGTPSKDNHEEVASKHEKEDEEEIPASPPPKLVLKPYVPKAPYSQRLKKDGKDGQFSKFLEIFKKLQINIPFVKALEQMPLYAKFLKELITKKRNWEAKETIMLTEECSAIIQNKLPQKLKNPGSFQIPCIIRDITIEKALCDLGASINLMSLTMMRRMKIEEAKPTRMALQLADRTFKFPHGVVEDLLLKVGESFSLLILLC; via the coding sequence ATGCAATCATGCGAAATCAAGAGGAACTTTGAGAGGATAGAGGCTGCAATAGCACAACTATCATCCCAGACTTCAGGGGCGGTCTCCTCCCTCATGGACAGACAAGCACAAACCGACAGAAGGATAGATGCTAATCAAGAGGAATACAGGTCAAATATGAAAAATCAAGGTGCAACAATCTCAAAGTTGGAAGCACAAGTAGGGATTCTTTCCAAACAAATCCCACTCTTCACTCACACATTTCCCAGTGATACCATGGCTAACCCAAGAGGGGAATGCAAAGCGATAACTCTAAGAAGTGGGAAGGTTGTAGAGGAAGGAACTCCAAGCAAAGATAATCATGAAGAGGTTGCATCAAAACATGAAAAAGAGGATGAAGAGGagatcccagcttcaccccctCCAAAACTAGTTTTGAAGCCTTATGTACCAAAGGCACCGTACTCTCAACGATTGAAAAAGGATGGGAAGGATGGCCAGttctctaagttcctagagatcttcaagaagctccaaatcaataTACCATTTGTTAAAGcattagagcaaatgccactctatgccaagttcttgaaggagctcataACCAAAAAGAGGAACTGGGAAGCAAAAGAAACCATAATGTTGACTGAGGAGTGCAGTGCCATCATACAAAATAAGTTGCCTCAAAAGCTGAAAAATCCTGGGAGTTTTcaaatcccctgcatcataAGAGACATCACTATTGAAAAAGCTTTGTGTGATTTGGGAGCTAGTATAAATCTCATGTCTCTAACCATGATGAGAAggatgaagattgaggaagccaagccaACAAGGATGGCACTCCAATTGGCTGACAGAACATTCAAGTTTCCACATGGGGTGGTGGAAGATTTACTACTGAAAGTAGGGGAGTCATTTTCCCTGCTGATTTTGTTGTGctag